Proteins encoded within one genomic window of Gammaproteobacteria bacterium:
- a CDS encoding DUF3131 domain-containing protein: protein MPNSLHLVLVPAILLAWAGGVVLAVNAPRKATEPQASKRLVLHDFERESLVGNLGGMVKSWIRGDGEVRLSLTPMTQTENPGGNQALHFGYALGEEGGTTSTVGLQLDLNGLDASDYDHLELRVRGDVSAGFAEAFKVQFLRPSNLAPKMKESGSYVITGIDGGWQRIRIPLNIMNGIRDWTRLKHFVVALQYLRTNPLSGAYFIDDIALIRTGNPGPSIDDPVIPVAKKAWEAARGGEAASKPFVRDRLTELPSRRLLNVRELPDDPRELLMRVARDTWRGIDGMTDRENGMPVDNILLPSKGRIEEGLKVGDYTNITNIGMYLMSVVAANELGFIDRKGAVGRMERVLGTLGKLETHEGFFFNYYDAISLERTSNFISFVDSSWLTAGLMVVRAAFPELGEQATKLIRQVDYGKLYDEVEQMMSHGYYVNIDYPSEYHYGMLYTESRVGSLIAIGKGDVPETHWFRMMRSLPKEFDWQRQTPVDWKTQRIDGIEVKVGHYRWKDMEYVPSWGGSMFEALMPTLVVNETRYAPRSLGENDRRHVDVQLRYATEVLDYPVWGLSPSSTVPNDGYGEFGVKVLGARGYGGGAVTPHATLLALEVSPDRAVANLKSLLNRFDIYGEFGLYDAVDPESGEVSYKYLVLDQAMSFIALANYLAENSIQDYFASDPIAVRGFAVLGDERFFD, encoded by the coding sequence ATGCCAAATTCATTGCATCTCGTGTTGGTCCCGGCCATCCTTCTGGCCTGGGCGGGGGGAGTCGTGTTGGCTGTCAATGCCCCCCGCAAGGCAACGGAACCACAGGCCTCGAAGCGCCTGGTGTTGCATGATTTCGAGCGCGAGTCCCTGGTCGGCAACCTGGGGGGGATGGTCAAGAGTTGGATCAGGGGGGACGGTGAGGTCCGGTTGAGCCTGACACCGATGACGCAGACCGAGAATCCCGGTGGGAATCAGGCATTGCATTTCGGGTATGCGCTCGGGGAAGAGGGAGGAACTACCTCGACCGTGGGACTGCAACTCGATCTGAACGGTCTGGATGCCAGCGACTACGATCACCTGGAACTCCGGGTCCGGGGTGATGTGTCCGCCGGGTTCGCCGAGGCATTCAAGGTGCAGTTCCTGCGCCCAAGCAACCTGGCGCCCAAGATGAAGGAGAGCGGCAGCTATGTGATCACGGGCATCGACGGCGGGTGGCAGCGTATCCGGATCCCGTTGAATATCATGAACGGCATACGCGACTGGACACGGCTGAAGCATTTCGTCGTGGCATTGCAGTACCTGCGAACCAATCCCCTGAGTGGGGCCTACTTTATCGACGATATCGCACTGATAAGGACAGGGAATCCAGGGCCTTCGATCGACGACCCCGTCATCCCCGTGGCCAAGAAGGCCTGGGAGGCGGCGCGGGGTGGGGAAGCTGCCTCGAAACCGTTCGTCAGGGATCGATTGACGGAACTCCCATCACGGCGCCTGCTGAATGTGCGTGAGCTGCCCGACGATCCGCGGGAATTACTAATGCGTGTTGCCAGAGATACCTGGCGGGGTATCGACGGTATGACCGACCGCGAGAATGGCATGCCTGTCGACAATATCCTGTTGCCCTCCAAGGGCAGGATCGAGGAAGGGCTCAAAGTCGGGGACTACACCAACATCACCAATATCGGCATGTATCTGATGTCGGTCGTCGCCGCGAATGAACTCGGCTTTATCGATCGGAAAGGGGCGGTCGGGCGCATGGAGCGGGTATTGGGAACACTGGGTAAGCTGGAAACCCACGAGGGGTTCTTCTTCAACTATTACGACGCCATCTCCCTGGAGCGTACCAGCAACTTCATATCCTTTGTGGACTCGTCGTGGCTTACGGCGGGACTGATGGTGGTGCGAGCCGCGTTTCCGGAGCTGGGCGAACAGGCGACAAAGCTTATCCGGCAGGTTGACTACGGCAAGCTATACGACGAGGTCGAGCAGATGATGTCGCACGGATACTACGTCAATATCGACTACCCTTCTGAATATCACTACGGGATGCTTTACACAGAGTCGAGGGTCGGGAGTCTGATCGCGATCGGTAAGGGAGATGTCCCGGAGACACACTGGTTCCGGATGATGCGTTCGCTACCGAAGGAATTCGACTGGCAACGGCAGACACCGGTCGACTGGAAGACGCAGCGCATCGATGGGATCGAGGTCAAGGTAGGACACTACCGGTGGAAAGACATGGAGTATGTTCCTTCCTGGGGCGGCAGTATGTTCGAGGCCCTGATGCCCACGCTCGTCGTGAATGAGACCCGATACGCTCCGCGCAGCCTGGGGGAAAACGACCGGAGGCATGTGGATGTGCAGCTGCGGTATGCCACGGAAGTTTTGGATTACCCCGTCTGGGGGCTTTCACCGAGTTCTACCGTCCCAAACGATGGATACGGTGAATTCGGCGTTAAGGTCCTCGGGGCCAGGGGTTACGGGGGGGGGGCTGTGACGCCGCATGCAACGTTGCTTGCTCTGGAAGTCTCGCCGGATCGGGCTGTTGCGAATCTGAAGTCCTTGCTGAACAGATTCGATATCTATGGTGAGTTCGGCTTGTATGATGCAGTCGACCCGGAATCAGGCGAGGTTAGTTACAAGTACCTGGTCCTCGATCAGGCAATGTCTTTCATAGCACTGGCCAACTACCTGGCTGAGAATTCGATTCAGGACTACTTCGCTTCCGATCCCATTGCCGTTCGAGGTTTCGCCGTTCTGGGAGACGAAAGATTTTTTGATTGA